A stretch of the Acidobacteriota bacterium genome encodes the following:
- a CDS encoding PLP-dependent transferase — MNIDPTARFATRCIHAGQEPDPATGAIITPIYQTSTYVQEGLGRHRGHEYARTSNPTRAAVEANVAALEGGTHGFGWASGMAAINSVLSLLEPGDHVVVTDNTYGGTYRLFERVLRPRGLTFTYVDTSNVDATRAAFTDRTKMLFLETPTNPVLRLADIAALSSAAHAHGDVAVVVDNTFASPAVQRPLELGADIVLHSTTKYLNGHSDSVGGMIVVKHAPHVEWFRFYQNAAGAILSPFDAWLILRGTKTLAARMAVHNSNGQAIAEYLTTSRKVELVNYPGLPAHPQHALATQQMQGFTGMVSFDVGTLDRARQVLERVRLFALAESLGGVESLISHPASMTHASVPAERRATLGVTDSLIRLSVGIEDIDDLKADLEQALASL; from the coding sequence GTGAACATCGATCCCACCGCACGCTTCGCCACCCGCTGCATCCACGCCGGCCAGGAGCCCGACCCGGCCACCGGCGCCATCATCACGCCGATCTACCAGACCTCCACGTACGTGCAGGAGGGACTCGGCAGGCACAGGGGGCACGAGTACGCCAGGACGAGCAACCCGACCCGCGCGGCCGTCGAAGCCAACGTGGCGGCACTCGAAGGCGGCACGCACGGGTTCGGCTGGGCGTCCGGCATGGCGGCGATCAACTCCGTCCTGTCGCTGCTCGAACCTGGCGATCACGTGGTGGTCACCGACAATACGTACGGAGGCACGTACCGATTGTTCGAACGCGTGCTGCGACCGAGGGGATTGACGTTCACCTACGTCGACACTTCGAACGTCGACGCGACCAGGGCGGCGTTCACGGACCGCACGAAGATGCTGTTCCTCGAGACGCCGACCAACCCCGTGCTGCGCCTGGCAGACATCGCGGCGTTGTCGTCGGCGGCGCACGCGCATGGCGACGTCGCGGTGGTCGTGGACAACACGTTTGCGAGTCCTGCCGTGCAGCGTCCGCTCGAGCTCGGGGCCGACATCGTGCTGCACAGCACCACGAAATATCTGAACGGGCACTCGGACAGCGTGGGCGGCATGATCGTGGTGAAGCACGCACCGCACGTCGAGTGGTTCCGCTTCTACCAGAACGCGGCGGGTGCGATCCTGAGCCCCTTCGACGCGTGGCTGATCCTGCGCGGCACCAAGACGCTCGCCGCGCGCATGGCCGTGCACAACAGTAACGGGCAGGCGATTGCCGAGTACCTCACCACGAGCCGGAAGGTCGAACTCGTGAACTACCCCGGCTTGCCGGCGCATCCGCAGCACGCGCTCGCGACGCAGCAGATGCAGGGTTTCACGGGCATGGTCTCGTTCGACGTCGGCACGCTCGATCGCGCGCGTCAGGTGCTCGAGCGCGTGCGCCTGTTCGCGCTGGCCGAGAGCCTGGGCGGCGTGGAGAGCCTCATCTCGCATCCGGCCTCGATGACACACGCGTCTGTGCCGGCCGAACGCCGCGCGACGCTCGGCGTGACCGACAGCCTGATTCGCCTCTCCGTGGGCATCGAGGACATCGACGACCTGAAGGCGGATCTCGAGCAGGCGCTCGCGTCGCTGTGA
- a CDS encoding divalent-cation tolerance protein CutA: MRTIQESIPPHNAETGHDRAVIVLTTWPADAGGDEVARALVERRLAACVTRLPLHRVVYRWKDAIEDGDESQWLIKTTADRLEGLWEAVRTAHPYDTPEWLVVPVEAGSADYLAWVRASTAPAAP, encoded by the coding sequence ATGAGGACGATACAGGAATCGATCCCGCCACACAACGCCGAAACGGGCCACGATCGCGCCGTGATCGTGCTCACGACGTGGCCGGCCGACGCTGGCGGCGACGAGGTGGCGCGTGCACTGGTGGAACGTCGTCTTGCGGCCTGCGTCACACGACTGCCGCTGCACCGCGTGGTCTATCGATGGAAGGACGCGATCGAAGACGGCGACGAATCCCAGTGGCTCATCAAGACGACGGCGGACAGGCTGGAGGGGCTGTGGGAGGCGGTGAGGACCGCGCATCCCTACGACACACCCGAGTGGCTCGTCGTGCCGGTGGAGGCGGGCAGCGCCGACTACCTGGCGTGGGTCCGTGCCAGCACGGCACCTGCCGCGCCCTGA
- a CDS encoding septum formation initiator family protein: MRRRTVRAVLVVVLGLVLCDGVFGERGLLANMELERRNAQQRQANEELAQQNDALTQEARRLREDPSAVEELARGELGLLRDGELLIILHDTPASTATSPARTAQAPSPR, translated from the coding sequence ATGCGTCGCCGCACGGTGCGCGCTGTGCTCGTGGTCGTGCTCGGACTGGTGCTGTGCGACGGCGTGTTCGGCGAGCGCGGGCTCCTCGCGAACATGGAACTCGAGCGCCGCAACGCGCAGCAGCGTCAGGCCAACGAGGAACTGGCGCAGCAGAACGACGCGCTCACTCAGGAGGCCCGCCGGCTACGTGAGGATCCGTCGGCTGTCGAGGAGCTCGCCCGCGGCGAGCTCGGCCTGCTGCGCGATGGTGAGTTGCTCATCATCCTGCACGACACCCCCGCCTCGACCGCAACGTCGCCGGCCAGAACCGCCCAGGCGCCGTCGCCGCGTTGA
- a CDS encoding zinc ribbon domain-containing protein, with the protein MTKCGECGAGFVVYYRDRLGCFGTRERGTCTNKLTISREEVEERVLTALQEKLLRKDFFEEFCREFAKEMNRLRMEQRASLSGAKRELERVQRDIQKVIQAIKDGFAGPDLKAEWNGLQERKATLQATLEAADEPPPLLHPSMADVYRSKVEELAAALRREDTRLEASEMLRGLIESIVLTPGNGQLGIELKGSLAAMLTAATKTKRSPETGDLHVPIQVVAGAGFEPATFGL; encoded by the coding sequence ATGACGAAGTGTGGCGAGTGCGGCGCCGGGTTCGTCGTCTACTACCGCGACAGGCTCGGCTGTTTTGGGACGCGCGAGCGCGGCACCTGCACGAACAAGCTGACCATCTCGCGCGAGGAAGTTGAAGAACGCGTGCTCACGGCGCTGCAGGAGAAGCTGCTGCGCAAGGACTTCTTCGAGGAGTTCTGCCGCGAGTTCGCGAAGGAGATGAACCGGTTGCGGATGGAGCAGCGGGCGAGCCTGAGCGGGGCCAAGCGCGAGCTGGAGCGCGTTCAGCGCGACATCCAGAAGGTCATCCAGGCCATCAAGGACGGCTTCGCTGGGCCAGACCTCAAAGCTGAGTGGAATGGTCTACAGGAGCGAAAGGCCACTCTTCAGGCGACGCTCGAAGCTGCGGACGAACCTCCGCCGCTCCTGCATCCGAGCATGGCGGACGTCTACCGCTCCAAGGTGGAGGAGCTTGCCGCCGCGCTCAGGCGCGAGGACACACGTCTGGAGGCCTCGGAGATGCTGCGTGGCTTGATCGAATCGATTGTGCTCACTCCCGGGAACGGCCAGCTGGGAATTGAGCTGAAGGGGAGTCTGGCCGCGATGCTGACTGCCGCCACAAAAACGAAAAGGTCGCCAGAAACGGGCGACCTTCACGTGCCGATACAAGTGGTTGCGGGGGCGGGATTTGAACCCGCGACCTTTGGGTTATGA